The sequence below is a genomic window from Sorangiineae bacterium MSr12523.
GCTGGCTACGATGGGCAGCACTTTCTCGTGGCTTGGCTCAACGGGCGACCAGGCTATTGGACCCTCTCCCTCCATGGGTCGCGTGTGAGCAGGCAAGGGCAGTCCCTGGATTCGCAGCCGATCGTCATCGGCAGCCCGGGGTCGGGCCTCATCGATGATCTCCATGTCGGCACACGAGTCGTTGTGGCCGGTGGAGCGGGCTTCTTCGACGTGGGCTGGGCGAATGGATCCTACGGCAACGTGCGGGTCGACGGCTCCGGGTCGGTGGGGCCGGCCACCGAATACAGGCCCCCGGATGGAATACAGGAACAGTTTCCCGCAGCCATTTCGCTGAATGGCTCGCTAGTCACATTGTGCGCGTTTGCTGGAGCCCCTCCGCGGCCGGGAGGCCCTCCGACGAACCCGGAGGTTAGGGTTGGTGATTGCCACAGTTATCCGGACCAAGCCAACCCCAACGGGGGATACAGCAGCTCCAGTGTTCCCGCCTTGGCCTACGGGGGAAACACTCTCGCCCAAGTGTGGTCGTATCAAGACAAATACCAATCATCGATGATAGCGGTCCAAGGCAGAATTGGCGAACACCCATTTTCGATTGGAGGGAGCGCGCGCGACGTCGAGGTTGGATTCGATGGCACGTATTTTCATGTCGTTTGGCTCACCAATCAGTACAACGCCTCCGCATTGATGGAACAGCGAATTCGCGTCGATGGCTCCCTCGTTGATTCGCCGGTGACGCTCGAACCGTCGACATCGCACGTGGCCGACGGGATCAGCGTCGCTTGCCCGGGAACCACCTGCATGGTGGGATTCCACGACGACGCCGGCATTGGCGTCATCCGGCTCGCGGGTGCGGGCCCCGGTCCAACCGAGCGCATCGCGCTCGCCCCCGCCCCGTGACATTGAGCTCCTTCCCGTGCGAGAACGTCCGACACGGATCGCGCCGGCGGACAGCGTCCATCAGCCTCAAAATTCGTGACGTCGTGACAATACCGCCCGCCTAGTCACCGCCGTCACCGCCGTCACCATCCGAGCCACCGTCACCAAAGTCGCCAAAATCAAATCCCCAGCCCCCGTCACCATCGCCCGAGCCCCCGTCGCTCCTCCGAGGATGGTAATCCGAAGGGTCGAATCGCAGGGGCTCGGGGAAGTTCTCGAACGTCGGTGGGGCCTTCTGGAGTACTCTCGCCACCGCCTGGAACTCGTATCGATCGAACCACGTCCCGTGCTCATCGCACAGATCGATCTCGATAAGCGTTTGGTCGACGGTAATCCTGCGCAGAGTCTTCTTGCATAGGGGACATCTCGGCTCGCGATTGCGAATCGGATGCGGGACGGAATTTCGTGACGCAAGATCGGCGAGTGCGATGGCATCCGCGTCGAGTCGCTCGAACATACGTTTCGCCAGGTCATTGCCGACCCAAACGCCGCCACAGATACCGCACCCGTGAAGAGTGCTCGTGCCACGTGTTCCTTCATAGAGCGGTTGTCCACTGCAGTGCGGGCATTTCAAATTTTCTGTCACGCAGCGATCGTATGCACGGGCCACCCGCCCCGCAACGGCGGTTCACCCGGCGTCGGTCATCGTTGACCGCGCGGCCATTTCGGCCGTGGCTCGACGCGGCCCGCTGGCGCCCCTCGGCGGACGAGCCAATGCGAGGGAACGAAAGACGTCTATTGTAGAAAACTTGTTCTCTGGAACGCAGAGATGACTCCACCGCAGCCACGAGAACGTATAGTGCGCTTTGCCGCCTCGCGATTCACGCTTCGTCCACGGCGTCGCCTGCCACCCGAAAGCCGTCCCGCTTCGAGGGTACATGAATGAAGACGTTGCTCGCTATCATCACCACAGCATCCGTTCTTGCTAGCGTGTTGCCTGCGAAGGCCGAGGGAGCAACTTCCACGCCTCCGGCACGCCCGAAATCGACCGACCCCGAGCCGGGAGTCGTCTGGACGCATCTTGATTCGTCTTCCGGATTGCGAATCGAACGCAACTTCGATTCGATGCATAACGACTGGCACCCCGTGTGCCTCGCGCCTTGTGATCGGGAGCTTCCATCCGACCCCGATTATCGCGTAGCGGGTCCGGGAATCCATCCGTCCGCAAAGTTCGTGCTCCGCGCCCCCGATGGCGGTCGAATGGTGATTCACGTTCACTCGGGCTCCAAGGCACTTTCGGTGGTGGGATGGGTAGTGTTCGGTGCAGGTACGGTGACGACCCTCACGGGCTTCGCGCTCCTGTTGGGGAGAAGGCTCGTGTTTCAACCGGGAGACCGCGATGACGACATGGCAGGCGCAATGGCCGTGGGGGTCGGCGCTACCGCGGCAATCGGCGGGCTCGCACTCGTTTTGATGAATCGGCGGACCACCATTTCTCAGGACATTTTCCCGCGCGCGCCTGATGACCGCCCTTCATCACCGGGCACCCCGTCCCTATGGCCGCAGTGCGCACGATGGACCTTCCCACTCATTGGCGGCTATTTCTAAAAAAGCGCCCGGCGAGCGTTTGAGCTGGGTGTCGCCCCTTTTCGGATATTGGCTTGTCCCCTCGGAGTGGCATGAGAAGTGCGCAGCCTCCACCGACAGACACCGCAGGAACACATGGGCCGAGGTAGACATTGCCAAGAAGCGCCGACCTGGCTGACTGTAAGATTCGGTGAAGGCTTCGTGGTGGCTCTGGAGACATGCACATGGAACTGAACGACGACGCATTCCGCTTCTTCACGGGACTATCGGGGCGGCTGCACCTCGCGTTGAGTGAGGAGCCTACACGCATTACGCCCAACCTCTTGAACCTGGCCGCCCCGCCCACGGCGCGCGTCACGGATGCATCGATCACCTTCAAGGTCTTCGAAGATGGCAATTTTCGTGCGCTGACCGAAGAAGAATGGGGCCGCGTGGTCATGCGGACGCCGAGCATCCGCATGCGCGATCGCCTGGGCGAGTTGGTGGTCGAGCACCTCGCCCCCGACGGCTCCGTTTTCTCCGTCCGTGATCTCTGTGCGGCGGTGGAAGAGACGGCGCGAAGGAGTCGCGCCTCCAGCAAGTGGTTCGGCGGCGTCGACGTGCACCACGTGTACTTCGAAGGAATCCACCTCGATGAGGACGGAGTCTGGGACATCCGCTGGGGCTCGTAACCCCAGTATGCGCGGGAGTCGGTTTCTTTGGCCAAAGCGTGCGGCATGCTGGCCAACTACGTGTGCACGGTCTTGTCGTTTCAGAGTCGCTCACGTACCTTCTCGAGGAGACATTCATGCCGCTTGAACGCAGCCTTCTGAACGACCTTCGGTATCGCGTCGCTGTCGAAAATGCCGAGCGCGCCCGCATGCTCGCGGTGCCCATTCCTGCAGTCGCAGACGCAGACACCATCGCGACGGCGGAGCGTCTCCTTGGGTTCGCGATCCATCCGGATCTCGTCGAACTCTACACGAAGGTGGCCAACGGCGGATTCGGACCCGAGTATTTCCTTCTCGGCGTGGGGGAAGCCGGACACCGCGCGGACACCAACCGTAGCGCCGAAGCCGAATATCAAGCTTTCCGTGCCAAGGATCCGGAGCAGCCGTCATCGTTCTGGCCTGCCCGCGTGCTCCCGATTCATCATTGGGGGTGCGCCATCTACACATGCATCGACTGCGACTCCGATGAGGGTACCCTCTATCGATTCGACCCCAATGGGGTCGATGACGACTGGAGCACTGCGTGGCTTCTCGAGGGACGAACCCTTGCACATTGGCTGCGCGGCTGGCTTGACGACGACGATTTGTTCGAGTGCGACCAACCCTTTTGGCCCAGGGCCAAAGAGCGAGGGCTGCGCTAGTTCTAACCGGTCTTGCAGCGCACGACGTAGTCCTCGACGAGCTCTGCGCCTTACGGATCGAGCGTGAATCCAGGCGCTTCCACACCGCCCGTAGTTCGGCGCGTGCAGTCACCGTGCGAAGCCCGGGAGATGATTGCGTCGATTCGAGCCGCCGTCGTTCGAGGGCGCGTTCGATCGCTCCGGATGCTCGTCGTCAAAGAGATGGCAACTTCCTCCAGCAAACTTGCTGGGCGGCTCCGGATCGCTCCGTCACCGGTCGAAATTCGGTTGCCGGCGGCACGTACGCTCAGAGCGGCAAGTTAGGAAGGCTGACGGCGGCCACGAGAGAATGCTGGCCGCCGTCGGTCCATCGTACGCGCGGCGGTGTCGCAGCGGAGTACTCCACCGCGGCACGCCGGGATCAAGCCGAGTCAGTGCGCGGGGTGGCCCTCGCGTTCGAAGCGGTCGAGCGCCTCGAGCATGGCCGGCGTTGGCTTGAGGATGCGCGTTTGTCCCTGCGCGTCTTGCATCGCCCAGGCCCACGAGCCGTCGTCGAGCGATACGCGCTGGACTTCGCCGCGCTCTTCGGCGTGGAGAAGAGAGTGCGCGAGCTGTTCGGGTGTCATTTGGGGCGCTCCGATGCTGGAGAGCTTGCGGGTTGCGGCGGCTGCGAGTGCGCTCTTCTTCTTCTTCTTGTCCTTCGGCATGGTTTTCCCTACATAGCATCGACCGACACTGGATGCCTCTCGAATGGCTGCCAGGCGGCTTCAACGGCGCGTGTTCCTTTCGCAGGCGCGACGGAATCTGGAACTTCCCGGGAAATGGGCATCCCGCAGGCGCTCCACACAGGATAAGGGAAGTTCCCCAAAGTCCAATTCCATCTCGACGTGTCTCGTCCAAACCGAATTAGACGCAGTACCGAGGCGTCCTAAGTTGGA
It includes:
- a CDS encoding SMI1/KNR4 family protein, which codes for MPLERSLLNDLRYRVAVENAERARMLAVPIPAVADADTIATAERLLGFAIHPDLVELYTKVANGGFGPEYFLLGVGEAGHRADTNRSAEAEYQAFRAKDPEQPSSFWPARVLPIHHWGCAIYTCIDCDSDEGTLYRFDPNGVDDDWSTAWLLEGRTLAHWLRGWLDDDDLFECDQPFWPRAKERGLR